A genome region from Bacteroidales bacterium includes the following:
- a CDS encoding PorT family protein, translating to MQNKISLYYRLILFLTIISPGIIFAQTDDTYPKQMGFGIKTGITYSGLIIGIPIQQMNAGIEPGFGLIFSYIDKKTVGIQLELNYISKSWEENPSGDYLFKSQLNYIEFPMLTTLHFGNRLKFIVNFGPYISVLLKEESSHNVDQTSNYFEFYEKRAPRKGDFGICGGAGLRYQSKLGLFQLEARYTYGFQNIYDPEKTNIDYSNMTSIGVFLSYQFLFANGH from the coding sequence ATATTTGCTCAAACCGATGATACATATCCAAAACAAATGGGATTTGGAATAAAAACCGGCATCACATATAGCGGCCTGATTATTGGTATTCCTATCCAGCAAATGAATGCAGGTATAGAACCCGGCTTTGGCTTAATTTTTAGTTATATCGATAAAAAAACCGTTGGGATACAGTTAGAGCTCAACTATATTTCAAAAAGCTGGGAAGAAAATCCTAGTGGTGATTATCTTTTTAAGTCCCAATTAAATTATATTGAATTCCCTATGCTAACCACTCTTCATTTTGGAAACCGATTAAAATTTATAGTTAATTTTGGCCCCTATATCTCCGTTCTTCTTAAAGAAGAATCGAGCCATAATGTAGACCAAACATCGAACTATTTTGAATTCTACGAAAAAAGAGCTCCTCGCAAAGGCGATTTTGGAATATGCGGTGGAGCAGGACTGCGATATCAAAGTAAACTTGGTTTATTTCAACTCGAAGCTCGCTATACTTACGGCTTTCAGAATATTTACGATCCCGAAAAAACTAATATCGATTATTCTAATATGACTAGCATAGGCGTCTTTTTAAGCTATCAATTCTTATTTGCTAATGGCCATTAA
- a CDS encoding HAD hydrolase-like protein — MAIKASILLFDLDGTLTDPKEGIINSIHYALKKKGIIENQPEELLNFIGPPLHFSFQNRYHLSDDETIEMVRIFREYFAEKGIFENSLYSGIPELLKALKKQKKIISLATAKPTHFAKQVLDHFQLSDYVDFIAGANTDGSRTDKKEIVAYAKEITGNKADAEYLMIGDREYDIMGAHFNQIEACWVSYGYGEESIVIQEKPEYVCESVSELANLLL; from the coding sequence ATGGCCATTAAAGCTTCCATTCTTTTATTCGATTTGGACGGCACCTTGACTGATCCAAAAGAAGGAATTATAAACTCCATACATTATGCGCTAAAGAAAAAGGGCATTATCGAGAATCAGCCTGAGGAATTACTAAATTTTATTGGCCCTCCCCTACATTTTTCGTTTCAAAATCGCTATCACCTAAGCGATGATGAAACCATTGAGATGGTGCGTATCTTTCGGGAGTATTTTGCAGAAAAAGGCATTTTTGAGAATTCCCTCTATTCTGGAATTCCCGAACTTTTAAAAGCGCTTAAAAAGCAAAAAAAAATCATTTCTCTTGCTACTGCGAAACCAACTCATTTTGCAAAACAAGTGTTGGATCATTTTCAACTTTCTGATTATGTAGATTTTATCGCCGGAGCAAATACTGATGGCAGCAGAACCGATAAAAAAGAGATTGTAGCCTATGCCAAAGAAATTACGGGAAACAAGGCTGATGCAGAATACCTTATGATTGGCGATAGAGAATATGACATTATGGGTGCTCATTTTAATCAGATTGAAGCTTGTTGGGTTAGCTATGGATATGGCGAAGAATCCATTGTGATACAAGAAAAGCCAGAATATGTTTGCGAATCTGTTTCTGAATTAGCGAACCTTTTACTATAA